Proteins encoded in a region of the Zunongwangia endophytica genome:
- a CDS encoding metalloprotease, whose translation MRNFLLLFLCCVVKMTSVVAQHRISIDAKIDKEENTIHIQQEVSYVNTSKEAIREIYFNDWANAFKDKSTPLARRFEEEYVRKFHFSKSEEKGYTTIKKVKLDGDSLMWIRPQNHPDILRVLLNEKLEPGETVALQFDYAVKLPSDKFTRFGVGDEGDYKLKFWYLTPAIFNGEWKIYSHKDIGEQYTPPSDIEIHLNTPTEFTPSSSLNIEANYIEGNRRYISLSGKNRVESELLLTQTYELETLPVGRHQLVSNLDDDGLQPEIKDLILIRIFDFLEERLGTYPHQKLLITKEDYLKNPVYGLNQLPDFIRPFPDGFNYDIQQLKTITNNFLSNSLLLNPREDQWIHDAIAISIMMNYVDRYYPKMKLIGSLSNIIGIRWFHAADLEFNDQYPLLYMNMARMNIDQPLNESKDSLLKFNVNIANPYKAGIGVKYLEDYLGSEAVRNSIAEFYSENKLKLSNAEEFAAKLRKNTDKNIDWFFEDYVNTRKKIDFKISKLKKSKDSLQVTIKNRRDNKMPVSLYGIKDDQIIYKTWVDSIDNEKTVTIPRNDAERIALNYEQIIPEFNQRNNYKGVSKLFNKPIQFRLLEDVEDPEYTQIFFMPEFEYNLYDGIAIGPKVYNTTFLSRNFSFKLSPKYGFNSNTVVGSAGLDYTWQYLNKDLSTIRMGISGNRFSYGYDLYYRRYTPYLSFYFRPQNLRDNERQTLSIRNVNVYRDDNPVIENETPNYNVFNVRYAFSNSYLVDRTSALLDYQLAENFSKVSLTLQYRKLFKNNRQLNLRFFGGAFIYSDVKDSDYFSFALDRPTDYLFDYNYYGRSEGSGLFSQQIIMAEGGFKSQVMPEYANQWITTVNASTNIWKWIFAYGDAGVVKNRVENSEFLYDSGVRVALVEDYFELFFPVYSNLGWEVAQPNYDQKIRFIVSLDINTLIRLFTRRWY comes from the coding sequence TTGAGAAACTTTCTTCTACTCTTTTTGTGTTGTGTAGTTAAGATGACTAGCGTAGTCGCTCAGCATCGTATTTCGATAGACGCAAAAATAGATAAAGAAGAGAATACAATTCACATTCAACAGGAGGTTAGCTACGTTAACACATCAAAAGAAGCGATTAGGGAAATCTATTTTAATGATTGGGCGAATGCCTTTAAAGACAAAAGCACTCCCCTAGCCCGACGTTTTGAAGAAGAATATGTTCGGAAATTTCATTTTTCTAAATCAGAAGAAAAGGGATACACAACCATAAAGAAAGTAAAACTGGATGGTGATAGTCTTATGTGGATAAGACCTCAAAACCATCCAGATATTCTCCGTGTTCTTTTAAATGAAAAGCTTGAACCTGGTGAAACAGTTGCACTTCAGTTTGATTACGCGGTTAAACTTCCTAGCGATAAATTTACACGTTTTGGTGTTGGTGATGAAGGCGATTATAAGTTAAAGTTCTGGTATTTAACTCCGGCTATCTTCAATGGAGAATGGAAAATTTACAGCCATAAAGATATCGGCGAGCAATATACTCCGCCTTCCGATATTGAAATTCATCTAAACACGCCAACTGAATTTACCCCTTCAAGCTCACTAAATATTGAAGCAAATTATATTGAAGGCAATAGAAGGTACATTTCCCTGTCGGGAAAAAATCGGGTAGAGTCTGAACTTTTACTTACGCAAACTTACGAATTAGAAACCCTGCCCGTTGGGCGCCATCAATTGGTAAGTAATCTTGATGACGATGGTTTACAACCTGAAATTAAAGATCTAATTCTTATTCGAATTTTCGATTTTCTGGAAGAACGTCTAGGAACATATCCTCATCAAAAACTTTTGATCACTAAAGAAGATTATCTTAAAAATCCGGTTTATGGATTAAACCAATTACCCGATTTTATAAGACCTTTCCCTGATGGTTTCAATTATGATATTCAGCAATTAAAAACAATTACGAATAATTTTTTAAGCAATAGCCTTTTACTAAATCCCAGAGAAGATCAATGGATCCATGATGCGATCGCCATTTCTATAATGATGAATTATGTAGATCGCTATTATCCAAAAATGAAACTCATTGGAAGCTTAAGCAATATTATAGGAATTCGCTGGTTTCATGCAGCCGACTTAGAATTCAACGATCAATATCCATTACTTTACATGAATATGGCGAGAATGAATATTGATCAGCCTCTAAATGAAAGTAAAGATTCGCTATTAAAATTTAATGTCAATATTGCGAATCCTTATAAAGCGGGAATAGGAGTAAAATATTTAGAAGACTATCTGGGAAGTGAAGCGGTAAGAAATTCGATTGCTGAATTTTATTCAGAAAATAAATTGAAACTCAGCAACGCCGAAGAATTTGCTGCGAAACTTCGAAAGAACACCGATAAGAACATTGATTGGTTTTTTGAAGATTATGTAAATACTCGCAAAAAAATTGACTTCAAAATATCGAAACTCAAGAAGTCTAAAGATTCACTTCAAGTCACCATTAAGAATCGACGAGACAATAAAATGCCGGTTTCCCTCTACGGAATAAAAGACGATCAAATTATTTACAAAACCTGGGTAGACAGCATCGATAATGAAAAAACTGTAACCATCCCACGAAATGATGCCGAAAGAATTGCGTTAAACTACGAGCAAATAATTCCTGAATTCAACCAGCGTAATAATTACAAAGGAGTAAGTAAATTATTCAACAAACCAATTCAGTTTAGATTACTGGAAGATGTGGAGGATCCAGAATATACACAGATCTTCTTTATGCCAGAATTTGAATATAATTTATATGACGGTATCGCCATTGGCCCAAAAGTTTACAATACCACATTCTTGTCGCGTAATTTCAGTTTTAAACTATCTCCAAAATATGGTTTTAACAGTAATACCGTTGTAGGAAGTGCAGGTTTAGATTACACCTGGCAATATCTTAATAAAGATTTGAGCACCATAAGAATGGGCATTAGTGGTAATCGTTTTTCCTATGGATACGATCTCTATTATCGAAGGTACACCCCGTATCTTAGTTTTTACTTTAGACCGCAAAATCTTAGGGACAATGAGAGGCAAACTTTATCGATCAGAAACGTAAATGTTTACCGCGACGATAATCCCGTTATAGAAAACGAAACGCCAAATTATAATGTATTTAATGTACGCTATGCCTTTAGCAATTCGTATTTGGTTGATCGTACTTCAGCCCTTCTAGATTATCAATTGGCCGAAAATTTCAGTAAAGTATCCTTAACTCTGCAATACCGTAAGCTCTTCAAAAATAATCGCCAGTTAAACTTAAGATTCTTTGGTGGAGCATTTATATATAGTGATGTTAAGGACTCCGATTATTTCAGTTTTGCTTTAGATCGCCCAACAGATTACTTGTTTGATTATAATTACTACGGAAGAAGCGAAGGCTCGGGATTATTCAGTCAGCAAATTATTATGGCTGAAGGTGGATTCAAATCCCAGGTAATGCCCGAGTATGCAAACCAATGGATTACCACTGTGAATGCGAGCACAAATATCTGGAAGTGGATTTTTGCATACGGAGATGCGGGAGTGGTAAAAAACAGAGTAGAAAATAGCGAATTTCTTTACGATTCTGGGGTTCGTGTGGCTCTTGTGGAAGATTATTTTGAATTATTTTTTCCGGTTTATTCCAATCTTGGCTGGGAAGTAGCACAACCAAATTATGACCAAAAAATACGATTTATAGTTTCTCTGGATATCAATACGTTAATAAGATTGTTTACCCGGCGTTGGTATTAA
- the uvrA gene encoding excinuclease ABC subunit UvrA translates to MTKTEEKIEVLGARVHNLKNIDVEIPREKLVVITGLSGSGKSSLAFDTIYAEGQRRYIETFSAYARQFLGGLERPDVDKIEGLSPVIAIEQKTTSKNPRSTVGTITEIYDFLRLLFARAGEAYSYNTGEKMVSYTDNQIKELIVEHYKDKRVSVLAPVVRSRKGHYRELFENIAKQGFVKVRTNGEIRDIVKGMKLDRYKTHDIEIVIDRLKIDDNTDAQKRLDESIKTAMYHGDDVLMIMEQETGETRFFSRNLMCPTTGISYPNPEPNTFSFNSPKGACPSCSGIGTLYKVNEERIIPDKSKSIKKGGLAPHGPQKKNWVFSQLQLIADRFDFSLNDPIEKIPKDAMNMIMNGGKEKFSKESKSLGITREYKIDFEGVATFIEETFKNNDSTSLRRWAKEYMDKIECTTCNGSRLRKESLYFKIDDKNIAELANIDISDLVALFENLEDRLTEKQKKIATEVVKEIRTRLKFLEDVGLTYLNLNRSSKSLSGGEAQRIRLATQIGSQLVGVLYILDEPSIGLHQRDNEKLINSLISLRDIGNSVIVVEHDKDMIERADHVIDIGPKAGKHGGEIISQGPPSEMHKNRTLTADYLSGKLEIAVPKERRKGNGKKIKLTGATGNNLKNVSVDFPLGKMIAVTGVSGSGKSTLINETLYPIMNAYYFNGVKEPKPYKKIKGLDHIDKVIDINQSPIGRTPRSNPATYTGVFSEIRSLFAKTPEALIRGYKPGRFSFNVKGGRCETCRGGGLRVIEMNFLPDVYVECETCHGKRFNRETLEIRYKGKSISDVLEMTIDEANEFFEPIPKIYRKLNTIKNVGLGYITLGQQSTTLSGGEAQRIKLATELSKRDTGNTFYILDEPTTGLHFEDIRVLMEVLNKLTNKGNTVLIIEHNMDVIKMADHIIDIGPEGGKGGGEVLVTGTPEEVSKNKKSHTARFLKKEL, encoded by the coding sequence ATGACGAAAACTGAAGAAAAAATAGAAGTTTTAGGAGCCAGAGTTCATAACTTAAAAAATATTGATGTTGAGATTCCCCGCGAAAAATTAGTCGTGATTACGGGACTTTCAGGCTCTGGAAAATCTTCTCTTGCTTTTGATACGATTTATGCTGAAGGCCAACGCCGCTATATTGAAACATTTTCTGCTTACGCTCGCCAGTTTCTTGGCGGTTTAGAACGTCCCGATGTCGATAAAATTGAAGGACTTTCTCCGGTTATTGCGATCGAGCAGAAAACCACAAGTAAAAATCCGCGTAGTACCGTTGGAACGATTACCGAAATTTACGATTTTCTAAGATTACTTTTTGCCCGCGCCGGGGAAGCCTATAGTTATAACACCGGCGAGAAGATGGTAAGTTATACCGATAATCAAATTAAAGAATTGATTGTCGAGCATTATAAAGATAAACGTGTAAGTGTTTTAGCGCCGGTAGTACGTTCCAGAAAAGGACATTACCGCGAATTATTTGAAAATATTGCCAAACAGGGTTTTGTGAAAGTACGAACCAATGGTGAGATTCGAGATATCGTAAAAGGCATGAAGCTGGATCGATATAAAACGCATGATATAGAAATCGTCATCGATCGGCTTAAGATCGACGATAATACCGATGCGCAAAAACGTTTAGACGAGAGCATTAAAACCGCGATGTACCATGGCGATGATGTATTGATGATCATGGAGCAGGAAACTGGCGAGACCAGATTTTTCAGTAGAAATTTAATGTGTCCTACAACCGGGATTTCTTATCCAAATCCAGAACCAAACACTTTTTCTTTTAATTCTCCAAAAGGAGCATGCCCTAGCTGTAGCGGGATTGGTACTTTATATAAGGTGAACGAAGAACGAATAATTCCAGATAAATCAAAATCGATAAAAAAAGGGGGATTAGCACCACATGGTCCGCAAAAAAAGAACTGGGTATTTTCACAACTTCAGCTAATTGCAGATCGCTTTGATTTTAGTCTGAACGATCCTATCGAAAAAATTCCGAAGGACGCCATGAATATGATTATGAATGGTGGTAAAGAAAAATTCAGTAAAGAATCAAAATCTTTAGGAATTACTCGCGAGTATAAGATCGATTTTGAAGGCGTAGCAACTTTTATCGAAGAAACCTTTAAAAATAATGATTCTACTTCTTTGCGCCGATGGGCCAAAGAATACATGGATAAGATTGAGTGTACTACTTGCAACGGTAGTCGCTTAAGAAAGGAATCTCTATATTTCAAAATAGATGACAAAAATATTGCTGAATTAGCTAATATCGATATTAGTGATTTGGTAGCTCTTTTTGAAAATCTAGAAGATCGACTTACAGAAAAGCAAAAGAAGATCGCTACGGAAGTGGTAAAAGAAATTAGGACCCGACTTAAGTTCTTAGAAGATGTGGGGCTTACTTATTTAAACCTGAATCGTAGTTCTAAAAGTTTATCTGGTGGTGAAGCACAACGAATTCGATTGGCAACTCAAATTGGGTCGCAGTTAGTTGGCGTGCTTTATATTTTAGATGAACCAAGTATTGGTTTGCACCAACGTGACAACGAAAAACTGATTAATTCTCTAATTTCACTACGTGATATCGGAAATTCTGTTATTGTGGTAGAGCACGATAAAGATATGATCGAGCGCGCCGATCACGTAATTGATATTGGCCCAAAAGCCGGGAAACACGGCGGTGAAATTATTAGCCAGGGACCACCTTCAGAAATGCATAAAAATAGAACGCTTACCGCCGATTATCTTAGTGGTAAACTTGAAATTGCTGTGCCTAAAGAACGAAGAAAAGGAAATGGTAAAAAAATAAAACTTACTGGTGCTACTGGTAATAATTTAAAAAATGTTTCGGTTGATTTTCCTTTGGGAAAAATGATTGCGGTCACGGGAGTTTCAGGAAGTGGTAAATCTACTTTAATTAACGAGACTCTCTATCCGATTATGAACGCCTATTATTTTAATGGCGTAAAAGAGCCAAAACCTTATAAAAAGATAAAAGGATTAGATCATATCGATAAAGTAATCGATATTAACCAGTCTCCTATTGGGCGTACACCAAGAAGTAATCCGGCAACTTATACCGGTGTTTTTTCTGAAATTAGAAGCCTTTTTGCTAAAACTCCTGAAGCTTTAATTAGAGGTTATAAACCGGGCAGATTTAGTTTTAATGTAAAGGGAGGTCGTTGTGAAACTTGTAGAGGCGGTGGTTTGCGTGTTATCGAAATGAACTTTTTACCCGATGTGTATGTTGAATGTGAAACCTGCCACGGAAAAAGATTTAACCGCGAAACTTTAGAAATTCGGTACAAAGGAAAGTCAATTTCAGATGTTTTAGAAATGACTATTGATGAAGCAAACGAATTCTTCGAGCCGATTCCTAAGATCTACAGAAAACTAAATACCATAAAAAATGTTGGTTTAGGTTATATTACGCTTGGACAGCAAAGTACTACCCTTTCTGGTGGTGAAGCACAACGTATAAAATTAGCAACAGAATTATCTAAACGTGATACCGGTAACACTTTTTATATTTTAGATGAACCAACAACAGGACTTCATTTTGAAGATATTAGAGTGCTTATGGAAGTCCTAAATAAATTAACCAACAAAGGAAATACGGTACTCATAATTGAACATAATATGGATGTTATTAAAATGGCAGATCATATTATCGATATTGGCCCTGAAGGTGGTAAAGGTGGTGGCGAAGTTCTTGTAACCGGCACTCCTGAAGAAGTATCGAAAAATAAAAAGAGCCATACCGCAAGATTCCTTAAAAAAGAACTTTAA
- a CDS encoding acyl carrier protein phosphodiesterase, producing MNYLAHIYLSGENDMLKIGNFIADSVKGKQYLDYPETVQKGITLHRNIDEFTDAHPIVHQSVRRLFEKYSHYSTVIVDILYDHFLAANWQDFHNTKLENYSSDFYKLIQNNIEVLPKRVKNFMPYMIEHDWLVTYSTIDGIGLILSQMNKRTKFRSKMGESVHELREFYEEFKDEFYRFFAELEVFAEKRKKELLQ from the coding sequence ATGAATTATCTTGCCCACATCTACCTTTCGGGAGAAAATGATATGCTAAAAATCGGTAATTTTATCGCCGATTCTGTAAAAGGAAAACAATATTTAGACTACCCGGAAACAGTCCAAAAAGGGATTACACTGCATCGAAATATTGATGAATTTACCGACGCTCACCCTATCGTGCACCAAAGTGTTCGCCGTCTTTTTGAGAAATATTCGCATTACAGCACAGTGATTGTTGATATTTTATATGATCATTTTTTAGCTGCAAACTGGCAGGATTTTCATAACACCAAATTAGAAAATTATAGTTCAGATTTTTATAAACTCATCCAAAACAATATAGAAGTTTTACCAAAGCGAGTAAAAAACTTTATGCCGTACATGATCGAGCACGATTGGTTAGTCACTTATTCTACTATTGATGGGATTGGTCTAATTTTGTCTCAGATGAATAAGCGTACTAAATTTAGATCGAAAATGGGTGAATCTGTACACGAACTTCGTGAATTCTACGAGGAATTTAAAGATGAGTTTTATAGGTTTTTTGCAGAGCTTGAAGTTTTTGCTGAAAAAAGAAAAAAAGAACTACTGCAATAG